GGGTATAAAAGTTTTTAATTTTGGATTATCTTCTACTCCGGCGATGTTTATGTCCACTATTTTTGAGGGATACCAGTATGATGGTGCAATAATGCTTACAGCAAGCCATCTTCCCTTTAACAGAAATGGAATGAAATTCTTTACCCGGGAGGGAGGCCTTGAAAAACAAGATATTACTGCTATTTTGGAGTTGGCAGAGACAGAAGAGTTTCCGGAGGCAAAATTTAAAGGGACTGTTCAGGAAGTGGATTTTATATCAGTTTATGCAAAAGACCTGGTGGAGAAAATCCGGAAAGGCGCGAATGACCCTGAGAATTATGAGCAGCCATTAAAAGGACTACGGATTATAGTTGATGCAGGAAATGGCGCCGGAGGTTTTTTTGCGAGTAAAGTTCTTGAGCCATTAGGAGCAGATACCAAAGGGAGCCAGTTCCTTGAACCTGACGGTTCATTCCCGAATCATATACCAAACCCTGAAGATAAAAAAGCAATTGAATCTATAAAAGAGGCAGTCCTTAAAAATAAGGCCGATTTTGGAATAATTTTTGATACAGATGTAGACAGGGCAGGAGCGGTAGATAAAAACGGAAAAGAAATCAACAGGAACAGAATTATTGCCCTAATGGCTTCTATCGTCCTTGAAGAGCATCCGTCCTCTGTGATTGTTACCGATTCAATAACTTCTGACGAATTAAAAGTTTTCATTGAAGAAAAACTGGGAGGAATACACCATAGATTTAAAAGAGGATACAAAAATGTTATTAATGAAGCTATAAGACTAAACAATGAGGGCAAAGAATGCCATTTGGCAATAGAAACTTCAGGCCATGGTGCTCTTAAGGAAAACTATTTCCTTGATGATGGTGCATATCTTATTGCGAAAATACTTATTAAAATATCAAAGCTCAAGAGAATAGGAAAAACTGTGGATATTCTGCTGGAAGAGCTGGAGGAACCTGCAGAAGCAAAAGAGTTCAGAATGAATATATTAGAAAAAGATTTTAAAACTTATGGCAATAAAATAATCGAAGATTTAACTAAATATGCTGATGAGAAAGAAGGCTGGATGCCTGCCGCGGAAAATTATGAAGGAATAAGGGTTTCTTTTGGGAAAAATGAAGGAGATGGATGGTTCCTGCTAAGAATGTCTTTACATGATCCCTTAATGCCTCTGAATATTGAATCCAGGGTTTCCGGAGGAATAAAGACCATAGCTTCCAAACTGGTTCCATTTTTAAGTAATTATTCACAATTGGACATAATTCCACTAAAAAAATATTTGAATGAATAACCTGATTTTTTCTTCCTTTAAATTAATAATGGGGGTGCTGCGTGTGAAGAGGTTAGGAATTATTGGTACCGGGATAATAGCTCATGAGAATTATAAAGGTATTGAGCAGACAGGCAAGGCTGAGGTCGTTGCCCTTTGCAACAGAACATACAGTAAGGGAGTGGACTTTGCCAATAAATACGGCCTTAAATGTCCGGTATATTCCGATTACCGTAAGATGGTAGATGAAGTGAAACCTGATATTGTCTTAATAAATACACCTCATGACCTGCATGAAGAGATGTTTATTTATTGTGCGGACAGGAAAATTGACATAATAATTGAAAAACCTCTTTCGGATACCGCAGCATCTTCTGAAGCTATTGTAGAATCTGCAAATAAAAATGGTATTAAGGCAGCAGTATGCCATACTCAGAGATTTAATACAGCTTTTATTACAGCAAAGAAATTTATTAAAAATAATAATCTGGGTAAATTGATAGCCATTAGCGACTTTATTACATACAATTACTTCTGGGAAGGAAGGCCGGAGTGGTTTCTTGAGCCTGCAAGGGCCGGAGGAGGAATTGTAATGAACTATGGAGTCCACCAGTTTGACAGGGTACATTATATGGCTGAAGGAAAAACGGTAAGCCTTTTTGCCCATATTGACTGGGAGAAAGAAGGAATTGCCGTGGACAGCTCCTACCAGATAATGGGTATAATGGATAACGGAGTGACCTATACAATTGCTTGTACAGGATATACAGGACCATTTGCCAACGGAATGGAGCTGCGTTTTACAGGTGGTATCTTAAGGGTGTATCTTTGCGATACCGGCATAGAATCCTATGGCGTGTATTATGGTGATAATAATTTTAAAAACTTTGTGAAACTTCCTCTGGTTGAGAGTGAAAACAGACCGTATTATAATGAGATGAAAGCCATAATGGATTACATGGAGGGAAGCACAGAGGAAACTCCTGTAAGCGTTGAATATGCTGCCCAAATGGTAAAGTTGGTAGAGGCAGCCAAAATGTCACATGAGCGGCAAGTTTCAATTAATACATTATAAATTTCAACTCGTATAAATTATTATTTTCCTTCATATATTTACTAAGTGAAATATATGGAGGAGAGGAACTTTGGCAAGCAGGATAATTATATTCTCAAAAAGGAATATATTATTAATTAATATTATAATTTTTGTATTGGCATGTACTCAGATAATGCTGGATCTAAAGTATTCTGAAGACTTAAGGCATACTGATTTAGAGCAGGAAACCAACAGTGTTCTTAAAGAAAAAGGATACTGTATATTTATTGAGATCGAAGACAAACGGTTATACCTTCTTTATGACGGAAAATGTATCAAAGAATATGTGATAGCTACAGGGAAGTCTGGATTGCCCTCTCCCATTGGATATTGGAAGATAATACAAAAGGCAGACTGGGGAGAAGGTTTCGGTGGAAGATGGATGGGTCTAAATGTTCCCTGGGGAATGTACGGTATACATGGAACCATATATAGTGAATCTATAGGAAGCGCATCCAGCCATGGATGCATAAGAATGTATAATAAAGATGTTGCTGAACTTTACAGCATTGTTCCCCATGGTACTCCCGTGGTAATAGTCAACGGTTCTTTTGGCCCTTTTGGAAGAGGTTTTGATGACATAAACCCTGGAGACAGGGGAGCTGATGTGAGAGCCATACAAATAAGGCTTAAACAATTAGGATATTTTAATGGTTATGCTTCAGGCATTTATGAAGATGATTTAAAATATGCCCTTCACAGATTTCAGAAGGATAAAGGCCTGGAGGTGAAGAATACCATA
The window above is part of the Clostridiaceae bacterium genome. Proteins encoded here:
- a CDS encoding phosphomannomutase/phosphoglucomutase; this translates as MNKRNYRRLRQVLSQEWKELQNGSDIRGVALEGVEGEKVNLTPEKCRRIACAFGIWLSRNKGKGLQDLRVSIGNDSRLSAQSLREAAIEGLTGMGIKVFNFGLSSTPAMFMSTIFEGYQYDGAIMLTASHLPFNRNGMKFFTREGGLEKQDITAILELAETEEFPEAKFKGTVQEVDFISVYAKDLVEKIRKGANDPENYEQPLKGLRIIVDAGNGAGGFFASKVLEPLGADTKGSQFLEPDGSFPNHIPNPEDKKAIESIKEAVLKNKADFGIIFDTDVDRAGAVDKNGKEINRNRIIALMASIVLEEHPSSVIVTDSITSDELKVFIEEKLGGIHHRFKRGYKNVINEAIRLNNEGKECHLAIETSGHGALKENYFLDDGAYLIAKILIKISKLKRIGKTVDILLEELEEPAEAKEFRMNILEKDFKTYGNKIIEDLTKYADEKEGWMPAAENYEGIRVSFGKNEGDGWFLLRMSLHDPLMPLNIESRVSGGIKTIASKLVPFLSNYSQLDIIPLKKYLNE
- a CDS encoding Gfo/Idh/MocA family oxidoreductase gives rise to the protein MKRLGIIGTGIIAHENYKGIEQTGKAEVVALCNRTYSKGVDFANKYGLKCPVYSDYRKMVDEVKPDIVLINTPHDLHEEMFIYCADRKIDIIIEKPLSDTAASSEAIVESANKNGIKAAVCHTQRFNTAFITAKKFIKNNNLGKLIAISDFITYNYFWEGRPEWFLEPARAGGGIVMNYGVHQFDRVHYMAEGKTVSLFAHIDWEKEGIAVDSSYQIMGIMDNGVTYTIACTGYTGPFANGMELRFTGGILRVYLCDTGIESYGVYYGDNNFKNFVKLPLVESENRPYYNEMKAIMDYMEGSTEETPVSVEYAAQMVKLVEAAKMSHERQVSINTL
- a CDS encoding L,D-transpeptidase family protein, giving the protein MLDLKYSEDLRHTDLEQETNSVLKEKGYCIFIEIEDKRLYLLYDGKCIKEYVIATGKSGLPSPIGYWKIIQKADWGEGFGGRWMGLNVPWGMYGIHGTIYSESIGSASSHGCIRMYNKDVAELYSIVPHGTPVVIVNGSFGPFGRGFDDINPGDRGADVRAIQIRLKQLGYFNGYASGIYEDDLKYALHRFQKDKGLEVKNTISREDWLEMGFMEFE